A portion of the Wenzhouxiangella sp. XN24 genome contains these proteins:
- a CDS encoding MFS transporter, whose product MTHYQTAPEDRIPFVQKTIYGLGAFVNNLLAAAIGGMVIVLNLGLGMNPALVGLVAALPRLTDAFTDPLMGYISDNTRSRWGRRRPYIFCGAILAGLFFALLWQLPAGKSEVFYFWYFLAGSILFYLAYTMFATPWVALGYELTPDYHERTRLMGTQNFIAQLAYVIAPWFLLIMQSERWFDNMVDGAAGLAIVIGVFAAVVGILPAVFLRERFAADIANSCGDVEPPKETLAVALMRNLKCFLKGFATSLKFKPFVKLCVATFLVFNGFMLIASFQFYVIIYYVFSGDTVAGAKYAGLAGTIGAVSTFIVIVLVTWIGTHLGKRKTFFLAIGISMVGYALKWFCYNPEIPWLVVVPAPLMAFGLGALFTLMPSMIADVVDADELETYERREGMYGSIFWWMVKLGMAAALAGGGFLLNATGFDVELGGAQTERTIYLMRLFDAFIPCLTSGIAIWAIYTFSITEEKAYEVRAALESRRGTAGDAAAQPA is encoded by the coding sequence TACCAGACTGCTCCCGAAGACCGGATCCCGTTCGTTCAAAAAACGATCTACGGTCTCGGGGCCTTCGTCAACAACCTCCTCGCGGCCGCCATCGGCGGCATGGTCATCGTGCTGAACCTCGGGCTCGGCATGAACCCGGCCCTGGTCGGACTGGTTGCCGCCCTGCCCCGGCTCACCGACGCCTTCACCGACCCGCTGATGGGCTACATCTCGGACAACACGCGCTCGCGCTGGGGCCGGCGTCGCCCCTACATCTTTTGCGGCGCCATCCTTGCCGGCCTGTTCTTTGCGCTTTTGTGGCAGCTGCCGGCCGGCAAGAGCGAGGTATTCTATTTCTGGTATTTCCTCGCCGGCTCCATTCTTTTCTACCTCGCATACACCATGTTTGCGACGCCCTGGGTGGCGCTCGGCTACGAGCTGACCCCCGACTACCACGAGCGGACCCGCCTGATGGGCACGCAGAACTTCATCGCCCAGCTGGCCTACGTCATTGCTCCCTGGTTCCTGCTGATCATGCAGAGCGAGCGATGGTTCGACAACATGGTCGACGGTGCCGCGGGTCTCGCCATCGTGATCGGCGTGTTCGCCGCCGTTGTGGGGATCCTGCCTGCAGTCTTTCTGCGCGAACGGTTCGCGGCCGATATCGCCAACAGCTGCGGGGACGTGGAACCGCCGAAGGAGACGCTCGCCGTCGCCTTGATGCGCAACCTGAAGTGTTTCCTCAAGGGTTTCGCGACCTCGCTCAAGTTCAAGCCCTTCGTCAAGCTGTGCGTGGCCACGTTCCTGGTCTTCAATGGCTTCATGCTGATCGCGTCATTCCAGTTCTACGTCATCATCTATTACGTCTTCAGCGGCGACACCGTCGCAGGCGCCAAGTACGCCGGCCTCGCCGGTACTATCGGGGCCGTCTCGACTTTCATCGTCATCGTGCTGGTGACCTGGATCGGCACTCATCTCGGCAAGCGCAAGACGTTTTTCCTCGCCATCGGTATCTCGATGGTGGGCTATGCCCTGAAGTGGTTCTGTTACAACCCGGAGATACCATGGCTGGTGGTCGTGCCCGCACCACTGATGGCCTTCGGTCTCGGCGCACTGTTCACCCTTATGCCATCCATGATCGCGGACGTCGTCGACGCCGACGAGCTGGAAACCTACGAGCGCCGGGAAGGCATGTACGGTTCGATCTTCTGGTGGATGGTAAAGCTGGGCATGGCCGCGGCCCTCGCCGGCGGCGGCTTCCTGCTGAATGCCACCGGGTTCGACGTCGAGCTGGGCGGCGCCCAGACCGAGCGCACGATCTACCTGATGCGCCTGTTCGATGCTTTCATTCCCTGTCTTACTTCCGGTATCGCGATCTGGGCGATCTACACGTTCTCGATCACGGAGGAGAAGGCCTACGAGGTGCGCGCGGCCCTGGAATCGCGGCGCGGCACGGCGGGCGATGCAGCTGCGCAACCGGCCTGA
- a CDS encoding TMEM175 family protein, producing MSSEVFEVGKDGHPRRGRHMTRLETFTDAAFAFAAAMLAISIDTVPQNYPELIDAIKGAPAFVASFAVLLLFWRAHQSWSDRYGLEDMPSVLLTGGLIIVLMIYVYPLKIMFGAAFYVVSGGWLPSGFRLENAFEFRVVVTIYSTGFGLMSMLVSALYLYAASQKERLGMAARELFDTRAESLAWLIVALVAALSVILAWVLPTAWVQLSVWLYCGLALFGPLFSWAQKKAWQRREASGILQD from the coding sequence ATGAGCAGTGAAGTATTCGAGGTGGGAAAGGATGGCCATCCGCGACGCGGGCGGCACATGACGCGTCTCGAAACCTTTACCGATGCGGCGTTCGCATTTGCCGCTGCGATGCTGGCCATCTCCATCGACACGGTGCCGCAGAACTACCCGGAACTCATCGACGCCATCAAGGGCGCGCCGGCGTTCGTGGCGAGCTTTGCGGTCCTGCTGCTGTTCTGGCGGGCGCACCAGTCCTGGAGCGACCGCTACGGACTCGAAGACATGCCTTCCGTGCTGCTCACGGGAGGCCTGATCATCGTCCTCATGATCTACGTCTATCCGCTCAAGATCATGTTCGGAGCAGCGTTCTACGTGGTTTCCGGCGGCTGGCTGCCGTCCGGATTCCGCCTGGAAAACGCGTTCGAGTTCCGTGTTGTGGTGACCATCTACAGCACCGGCTTCGGGCTGATGTCAATGCTTGTCAGTGCGTTGTATCTATACGCCGCGAGCCAGAAGGAAAGACTGGGGATGGCGGCGCGGGAATTGTTCGATACCCGGGCTGAGAGCCTCGCATGGTTGATCGTCGCACTGGTGGCCGCGCTGTCCGTCATCCTGGCCTGGGTGCTGCCTACCGCATGGGTGCAATTGTCGGTCTGGCTATATTGCGGCCTCGCGTTGTTCGGCCCGCTGTTCAGTTGGGCGCAAAAAAAGGCATGGCAACGCCGCGAGGCGAGCGGGATCCTGCAAGACTGA